The window CCGCCCACGAAGTAGGACAGCGCGGAATCGAACGAGGTGCGGAACTGTTCGACCGAAGCGAGTGTCGGCTTGAACAGCACGAGGCTGAGGTCATAAGCATAGAACTGGTCGATGTGGGCGGCGGCAGCGGCGCTGTAATCGCCGCCGTCGGAATAGACCTTGCCTATCTTGACGATGCCTTCGCCCCACGCCCTCTGCGCGGCGACGACTTCCTTCTCGGCGATGCAGTCAACGTTCTGCTCGATCGAGGCGGCGGCCGCGTGCGGCTTGGTCTTGGCATAGCCGGGGGTGCATGCCACCATCATGGACGCGGCGGTGAGGATGAACAGGCTCTTTTTCATGGGATCGCTCCATCGGTTGAAGGCGGTTGTCAGCGGATGATCACCAGATGACGCAGCGGTGGGCCGGCTTCGTCAGCCGGATAGCGGGCCGCGTGGCCTATGCCGTTTGGCGTATGACAAATCGGCCTGGCCCGCATATCACCAGTCGTGATGTCGCAGCTTGATACTCCCCGCCTGCCCGAAAACGCGTCCGATTTGCGCAGTCTTTACCGTGCAGCCGAAGCGCGCGCTGCGCGCTTGCGCGTGCTGGTCGAAGCTGGACAAGTTCTGGCTGGAGCCACGCCCGAAACGCTGGATGCTGCGGTGTGCGAAGTGGCGCGCGCCGCAGCGCATCTGGCGGGATATGAGAGCGGGCGGGTCGTCGAGGACAGGCCGGGCGAAGCGGGTGACGATAATGGCCTGATCTTCCCGTTGACCTCGCCGGGTTCTGACGTGACATCGCCCGGCGCGCTTGTTCTCGAAGGTCGCCGAAGTGCGCCCTCGGCTGAAGACCGCGAGGCTGTCGCGGTCGTATGCCAGTTGATCGGGGCAAGCCTTTCGGCCCGGGCGCGCGAGGCCCGGCTCGCCCGACTGCTCGGCGAATTGCTGCGCGGTCAGGAGATCGAACGCAGCCGGATCGCGCACGAATTGCATGATGGGGTCGCACAGAACGCCGCTGCGCTGATGCGGCGACTGGAGCTGGCAAGCGACGGTGATCCCGCCGACCTTGCCAAGGCGCGCGATCAGGCGCGCGCTCTGGTCAGAGAATTGCGCCGGGTGATCGCGGGGATGCGGCCCCCGGTGCTCGATGACCTTGGACTCGTCCCCGCGCTCCAGCATTTGGCCGCCGAGGCGCGGGCAAGCGGCATGGCGATAGCTCTCGAAATCGCGCCCGACCCCGGCCACCGTCCGCCCCCGGCGATCGAGACGGCGCTGTTCCGGATCGCGCAGGAAGCACTCAACAATGCCCGGGCCCATGCCGGGCCCGACGTTCACGTGACCCTGCGACTGGCGTACGGTGCCGGTCGCTGGCGGCTGTCGGTGCGCGACGATGGCTGCGGATTCGATCCGGATGCCGGACGCGCGGCCCATGACGCAGGCGGCCTCGGTCTTGCCTATATGCGCGAACGGATCGAATTGCTGGACGGGTGCCTGACGATCACGAGCGCGCCCGGCGCGGGCTGCTCGCTGCTGGCCGAGGTGCC is drawn from Erythrobacter neustonensis and contains these coding sequences:
- a CDS encoding phosphoribosyl-AMP cyclohydrolase; translated protein: MKKSLFILTAASMMVACTPGYAKTKPHAAAASIEQNVDCIAEKEVVAAQRAWGEGIVKIGKVYSDGGDYSAAAAAHIDQFYAYDLSLVLFKPTLASVEQFRTSFDSALSYFVGGNATYPEDKGFAIKPWTKVRWKNVGITNNACTMAVAMGNYWFTAADTGAETKVEYTFGYIRDPQGELKIVVHDSSVPYNGG
- a CDS encoding sensor histidine kinase produces the protein MSQLDTPRLPENASDLRSLYRAAEARAARLRVLVEAGQVLAGATPETLDAAVCEVARAAAHLAGYESGRVVEDRPGEAGDDNGLIFPLTSPGSDVTSPGALVLEGRRSAPSAEDREAVAVVCQLIGASLSARAREARLARLLGELLRGQEIERSRIAHELHDGVAQNAAALMRRLELASDGDPADLAKARDQARALVRELRRVIAGMRPPVLDDLGLVPALQHLAAEARASGMAIALEIAPDPGHRPPPAIETALFRIAQEALNNARAHAGPDVHVTLRLAYGAGRWRLSVRDDGCGFDPDAGRAAHDAGGLGLAYMRERIELLDGCLTITSAPGAGCSLLAEVPAA